A region of Drosophila mauritiana strain mau12 chromosome 3L, ASM438214v1, whole genome shotgun sequence DNA encodes the following proteins:
- the LOC117141140 gene encoding 50S ribosomal protein L7/L12, which produces MHITRLALRQISRQVQLHRMYSAAAPAAAVSGAEKLVPPAPEGAAKPPNPKLDSIVNNIAALNLLEVAELSTLLKQKLNLPETAFAPQFAAGPARAAPAEDEEEAAPKKVQTSFKVKLVKFDEKQKVALIKEVKNLLEGMNLVQAKKFVESAPTIVKEDIPKEEAEKLKEALSKAGAIIEIE; this is translated from the coding sequence ATGCACATCACACGCCTCGCCCTGCGCCAGATTTCGCGCCAAGTGCAGCTACATCGCATGTACAGTGCAGCGGCTCCGGCCGCCGCAGTCTCGGGTGCGGAAAAACTGGTGCCTCCCGCGCCGGAAGGAGCCGCCAAGCCACCCAACCCCAAACTGGACTCGATTGTCAACAACATCGCCGCCCTCAATCTCCTCGAGGTGGCCGAACTGAGCACCCTGCTCAAACAGAAACTGAACCTGCCCGAGACCGCATTTGCCCCACAATTCGCCGCTGGGCCGGCACGTGCTGCGCCCgccgaggatgaggaggaggcaGCGCCCAAGAAGGTACAGACCTCCTTCAAGGTCAAGCTGGTCAAGTTCGACGAGAAGCAGAAGGTTGCGCTGATCAAGGAAGTGAAGAACCTACTCGAGGGCATGAACCTGGTGCAGGCCAAAAAGTTCGTCGAGAGCGCACCGACCATCGTCAAGGAGGACATCCCCAAGGAGGAGGCCGAGAAGCTCAAGGAGGCACTGTCCAAGGCGGGCGCCATCATCGAGATCGAGTAG
- the LOC117141138 gene encoding gram-negative bacteria-binding protein 3: protein MTDASRFVAWSCCLRLLFLLLGVQGYEVPKAKIEVFYPKGFEVSIPDEEGITLFAFHGKLNEEMEGLEAGTWARDIVKAKNGRWTFRDRTTALKPGDTLYYWTYVIYNGLGYREDDGSFVVNGYSGNNASPHPPVVPVSTTPWTPPADPDIDIRLGCTTPKTEVNGAPTRCAGQLVFVDEFNAAKLDPNKWKPERRFSGQPDYEFNVYVDDAPETLCLANGHVVLSTNTMKKQFKKGSGESLDLGEKCTGQANTHDCVRNGRTMNDGLPPMVTAQFSSKDFSFKYGRVEVRAKMPRAQWVTPQIWLQPKRPIYGVDDYRSGQLRIAYTRPNGGNLDLYGAAVLFADEPLRSVKNCLKPGTGNNSEDWSDSFHNYTLEWTPRELRWLVDGKEWCIQGSAKGSFSETTAGGKSLPQAQKLEEGTGLAPFDQEFYLTFGLSVGGFNEYQHEVKPWNEKAPQAQKAFWKEIKKIRDHWLDEGHMKIDYVKVYSL from the coding sequence ATGACGGATGCATCGCGCTTTGTGGCCTGGAGCTGCTGCCTCCGACTGCTGTTCCTGCTCCTTGGCGTTCAGGGGTATGAAGTACCCAAGGCTAAGATCGAGGTTTTCTATCCCAAGGGATTCGAGGTCTCAATTCCCGACGAGGAGGGCATCACCCTGTTCGCCTTCCATGGCAAACTAAATGAGGAGATGGAGGGCCTGGAAGCTGGCACCTGGGCTCGGGACATTGTCAAAGCGAAAAACGGACGCTGGACCTTCCGGGACCGGACTACGGCTCTAAAGCCCGGCGACACCCTGTACTACTGGACATACGTTATCTACAACGGACTGGGTTATCGCGAAGACGACGGGTCGTTTGTGGTCAATGGGTACAGTGGTAATAATGCCTCACCACATCCACCTGTGGTTCCAGTCTCCACAACTCCCTGGACTCCACCTGCCGATCCGGATATCGACATAAGATTGGGTTGTACTACTCCCAAGACCGAGGTCAATGGAGCACCCACTCGCTGTGCCGGACAGCTAGTGTTCGTGGATGAGTTCAATGCTGCGAAGCTGGATCCCAATAAGTGGAAACCGGAACGCAGGTTTTCCGGTCAACCCGATTACGAGTTTAATGTTTACGTGGATGACGCTCCGGAAACCTTGTGCTTGGCCAATGGTCATGTGGTGCTCTCGACGAACACAATGAAAAAACAATTCAAGAAGGGATCGGGAGAAAGTTTGGATCTGGGTGAAAAGTGCACGGGACAAGCGAATACCCACGACTGTGTAAGGAATGGCCGAACCATGAATGACGGACTTCCGCCAATGGTCACTGCTCAGTTCTCCTCCAAGGATTTCTCCTTCAAGTACGGTCGCGTGGAGGTGCGAGCCAAAATGCCGAGGGCACAGTGGGTGACTCCACAAATCTGGCTGCAGCCCAAGCGTCCGATCTACGGAGTGGATGACTATCGGTCAGGACAACTGAGAATCGCTTATACCCGTCCGAATGGAGGTAATCTGGATTTGTATGGCGCCGCCGTGCTCTTCGCAGATGAGCCGCTGCGATCGGTCAAGAATTGCCTAAAGCCAGGTACTGGAAATAACTCCGAGGACTGGAGCGATAGTTTCCACAATTACACCCTCGAATGGACACCCAGGGAACTTCGCTGGCTGGTGGACGGCAAGGAGTGGTGTATCCAGGGTAGTGCTAAAGGATCTTTCAGCGAGACGACTGCCGGCGGAAAGAGTTTACCGCAGGCCCAGAAGCTGGAGGAGGGCACTGGACTGGCGCCCTTCGATCAGGAGTTCTACTTGACCTTTGGACTAAGCGTGGGCGGTTTTAACGAGTACCAGCACGAGGTCAAACCCTGGAACGAGAAGGCGCCGCAGGCGCAGAAGGCCTTTTGGAAGGAAATCAAGAAGATCAGGGACCACTGGCTGGACGAGGGCCACATGAAGATCGACTACGTGAAGGTGTACTCTTTGTAA